The genomic window CAAAAATCTTTTAAAATCAAAACCACCTGGATTAGTTGCAGGTTTTGGTTTATATAAAATTCCCTTAATTGCGATCGCTTGTCCTGGATATAAACCCGTAGATTGCAACAAAGGTACAGTTACATACAAATTACCTGTAACTTCAACTACCTTCCCTGTTTGATTAATTTCCTTTGCTGTTAACCAAAATTGTCCCTTTTGACTCCGAGTTAAACGCGGTAAACTATCAACTTCGCCTTGAACTGTAACAACTTGCTTATTATTGATAAATTGGCTAACATCATTAACCCTTGGTTGTGGTGTTCTTATCTGAAAATATAGCGTTGCTAAAAATCCTACTAACCCGGCTGCTAGAAACAGTTTTGGTTTAACGTCTCTCCATTTATTAAACAAACCCTTTCCGTAGTTTTTATTTACTGCATAGGTTAGTAAAATTCCTAGCGCAATTATCCCATAACCGCCCCAGCTAACAGATGTAGATAGCAGACCTATAATATAAGCAAGACATAAAACTACAGCGTTTATCTGACGCATCAAAGTTTAAGCATTAATTTTTTAACTTGATATATAAGACTTTAGTAGCTTGATTTTTTTCATGTGGTATAGCTTTAATCTCAAATATATCAATAGCTTTAATCAATTCTCCTAATTTTTTATAGCCATAGGTTCTGGAATCAAAAGACGAAGATAGCTTATTAATTTGACCTCCTAACTCGCCCAGACTAGCCCAACCATCTTCTTCGGCGATCGCTTCGTAGGCATTTTTAACAAGTTTAATCAATTTTAACCCTCTTCTGTCACTCTCCGAAAAGATTTATTATTTTTAAATTCTAAAGTTCTTATATAGTAAGCGATAGCAGCTTTTTTTCTTAATACCAATTCATGAAAGCGTGGAACTTACTAAAATTATATTAGCAAACGCCGTATTGCCTAGTATACCTTGTGTTCAGAAAGTATTAATAAGAGAAGAAACCGGAGTCTGACAAAAGAGGGTTAAGTTTGCTTTTAGTTCAGAGCTACTTTTTGAATTATTATTTTGAGGGTCTTTTTTAGCTTTGGCTACTTCTACACCCCCTTGCTCTTCCGTTTCCTCTAAATTTTCTGTATAAGTAAACTTATCACAGGCTTTTTGGAAAGGTTCGGGAGTTTTTTTCTCACCAAATCCATACACAATCAATCCAGACTCTCGGATTCTACACGCCAATCTAGTAAAGTCACTGTCACTGGAAACAATACAAAAACCATTAAAATTGTTCGTGTACAGCAAATCCATCGCATCAATAATTAAAGCGCTATCAGTAGAATTTTTACCAGAAGTGTAACTAAACTGTTGAATTGGTTGGATGGCAAATCTATTTAACTTATCTTTCCAGCTACTTAGGTGGGTACTTGTCCAATCGCCATAAACTCGTTTGACATGAGCAGTACCATATTTAGCAACCTCTTTGAGTAAAGGCTCAATCATAGTTGCAGTAGCATTATCAGCATCAATTAAAACCGCAAGTCTATCTGATTTTAATTGAGTATCGCTTTTCATAC from Synechocystis sp. PCC 7509 includes these protein-coding regions:
- a CDS encoding NYN domain-containing protein, with the translated sequence MKSDTQLKSDRLAVLIDADNATATMIEPLLKEVAKYGTAHVKRVYGDWTSTHLSSWKDKLNRFAIQPIQQFSYTSGKNSTDSALIIDAMDLLYTNNFNGFCIVSSDSDFTRLACRIRESGLIVYGFGEKKTPEPFQKACDKFTYTENLEETEEQGGVEVAKAKKDPQNNNSKSSSELKANLTLFCQTPVSSLINTF
- a CDS encoding OST-HTH/LOTUS domain-containing protein, which encodes MIKLVKNAYEAIAEEDGWASLGELGGQINKLSSSFDSRTYGYKKLGELIKAIDIFEIKAIPHEKNQATKVLYIKLKN